A stretch of the Dyella telluris genome encodes the following:
- a CDS encoding YdcH family protein translates to MFPEYRDLITTLKSRDPHFSRLFHRHNALDQEIANMETGQTPAGGLAIEQLKKEKLLLKDQMYVILRKASVS, encoded by the coding sequence ATGTTTCCCGAATACCGCGACCTGATCACGACGCTCAAGAGCCGTGACCCTCACTTCTCCCGCCTGTTCCATCGCCACAACGCGCTGGACCAGGAAATCGCCAACATGGAAACCGGCCAGACGCCCGCAGGCGGCCTGGCCATCGAGCAGCTCAAGAAAGAGAAGCTGCTGCTGAAGGATCAGATGTACGTGATCCTGCGCAAGGCATCGGTGTCCTGA
- the sufT gene encoding putative Fe-S cluster assembly protein SufT: MSGFSLSSEPFTLERDCQAVMVPQGETVSLPAGQIGYITQALGGSFTVYVEGNLFRIAGNDADALGKEPPPPIELASDASDADVEALVWQQLRTVFDPEIPINVVELGLVYDVSMEHPSPDQRKVYVKMTLTAPGCGMGDILVDDVRTKLELIPTVNEADVDLVFDPPWNHSMMSDAAKLETGML, encoded by the coding sequence ATGAGCGGTTTCAGTCTTAGCAGCGAGCCCTTCACCCTGGAGCGTGACTGTCAGGCAGTCATGGTGCCGCAGGGCGAAACGGTGAGCCTGCCCGCCGGCCAGATCGGCTACATCACCCAGGCCCTGGGCGGCAGCTTCACGGTGTACGTGGAAGGCAACCTGTTCCGCATCGCCGGCAACGATGCCGATGCGCTGGGCAAAGAGCCGCCGCCGCCGATCGAACTGGCCAGCGACGCCAGCGATGCCGACGTGGAAGCACTGGTGTGGCAGCAGCTGCGCACCGTGTTCGATCCGGAGATCCCCATCAACGTGGTGGAGCTGGGCCTGGTCTACGACGTAAGCATGGAACACCCCTCGCCCGACCAGCGCAAGGTCTACGTGAAGATGACGCTGACCGCGCCCGGCTGCGGCATGGGCGACATCCTGGTGGACGATGTGCGCACCAAGCTCGAGCTGATCCCCACCGTCAATGAAGCGGACGTGGACCTGGTGTTCGATCCGCCGTGGAACCACTCCATGATGTCGGACGCGGCCAAGCTCGAAACCGGCATGCTCTGA
- a CDS encoding NAD(P)(+) transhydrogenase (Re/Si-specific) subunit beta, translating to MAWLPDVIKACYFLAALLFILGLKRMSSPRSARGGIVWAGVGMLVAVLATFALPDMHNRGLILAAVLIGVSAAWWSGRRVAMTAMPQMVALYNGMGGGAAAAIGAAELFSYAGRSVTMLDGGQFTASGDAPNTAQLALAVLGALIGSVSFSGSLIAFAKLQGWLDKRFVFPGQRVVNMLVLAAAVVLGGMIASGQLTEPLIVAFFVLALLFGLMMTLPIGGADMPVVISLYNAFTGLAVAFEGFVLQNEAMIIAGTVVGAAGTLLTQLMAKAMNRSIGNVLFGSFGASGAAGQAIDGAQKPIEASDAAVMMAYAERVVIVPGYGMAVAQAQHKVWEFAKLLIERGVKVKFAIHPVAGRMPGHMNVLLAEAGVPYDLIADMDDINPEFPQTDVALVIGANDVVNPLAKTDPSSPIYGMPILDVANARQVIVVKRGKGTGFAGIENALFYADNARMLYGDGQAAASQLVAELKSLDG from the coding sequence ATGGCCTGGCTGCCTGACGTGATCAAGGCCTGTTACTTCCTCGCTGCCCTGCTGTTCATCCTCGGTCTCAAACGCATGAGTTCCCCGCGCTCCGCTCGGGGCGGCATCGTGTGGGCGGGCGTGGGCATGCTGGTGGCCGTGCTGGCCACCTTCGCCCTGCCGGACATGCATAACCGGGGGCTGATCCTGGCGGCGGTGCTGATCGGCGTGTCGGCCGCCTGGTGGTCGGGCCGGCGGGTCGCCATGACGGCGATGCCCCAGATGGTGGCGCTCTACAACGGCATGGGCGGCGGTGCGGCGGCGGCCATCGGCGCGGCCGAGCTGTTCAGCTATGCGGGCCGGTCCGTCACGATGCTCGACGGCGGGCAGTTCACCGCCAGCGGCGACGCCCCGAACACCGCACAGCTGGCGCTGGCCGTACTGGGCGCGCTGATCGGCTCGGTCAGCTTCTCCGGTTCGCTGATTGCCTTTGCCAAGCTGCAGGGCTGGCTGGACAAACGCTTCGTGTTCCCCGGCCAGCGCGTGGTGAACATGCTGGTGCTGGCGGCCGCGGTGGTGCTGGGGGGCATGATCGCCAGCGGTCAGCTGACCGAACCGCTGATCGTGGCCTTCTTCGTGCTGGCCCTGCTGTTCGGCCTGATGATGACCCTGCCCATCGGCGGGGCCGACATGCCGGTGGTGATCTCCCTCTATAACGCCTTCACCGGCCTGGCCGTGGCGTTCGAGGGCTTCGTGCTGCAGAACGAGGCGATGATCATCGCGGGCACCGTGGTGGGTGCGGCGGGCACGCTGCTTACCCAGCTGATGGCAAAGGCGATGAACCGCTCCATCGGCAACGTGCTGTTCGGCAGCTTCGGCGCCAGCGGTGCCGCCGGCCAGGCCATCGATGGCGCCCAGAAGCCGATCGAGGCCAGCGACGCGGCCGTGATGATGGCTTACGCCGAGCGCGTGGTGATCGTTCCGGGCTACGGCATGGCCGTGGCGCAGGCGCAGCACAAGGTGTGGGAATTCGCCAAGCTGTTGATCGAGCGCGGGGTGAAGGTGAAGTTCGCCATCCACCCGGTGGCGGGGCGCATGCCCGGCCACATGAACGTGCTGCTGGCGGAAGCGGGCGTGCCCTACGACCTGATCGCCGACATGGATGACATCAACCCCGAGTTCCCGCAGACCGACGTGGCCCTGGTGATCGGCGCCAACGACGTGGTGAACCCGCTGGCCAAGACCGACCCGTCATCGCCCATCTATGGCATGCCCATCCTGGATGTGGCCAACGCCAGGCAAGTGATCGTGGTGAAGCGCGGCAAGGGCACCGGTTTTGCCGGCATTGAAAACGCGCTGTTCTATGCCGACAACGCCCGCATGCTCTATGGCGATGGCCAGGCAGCGGCGAGCCAGCTGGTGGCCGAGCTCAAGTCGCTGGACGGCTGA
- a CDS encoding NAD(P) transhydrogenase subunit alpha: MIDGFLALYIFMLAAFTGYEIIARVPVILHTPLMSGSNFIHGIVLVGAMIALGHAQTPFEVVIGFVGVLLGAGNAAGGYVVTERMLEMFKASKPAPGKEAK, encoded by the coding sequence ATGATCGATGGTTTCCTGGCGCTCTACATCTTTATGCTGGCTGCTTTCACGGGGTACGAGATCATCGCCCGGGTACCGGTGATTCTCCACACGCCGTTGATGTCCGGTTCAAATTTCATCCACGGCATTGTGCTGGTGGGCGCCATGATAGCGCTAGGCCATGCCCAGACCCCTTTCGAGGTGGTCATCGGATTCGTTGGCGTACTACTGGGTGCCGGCAACGCGGCCGGCGGTTACGTGGTGACTGAACGGATGCTGGAGATGTTCAAGGCCAGCAAGCCCGCCCCCGGCAAGGAGGCGAAGTAA
- a CDS encoding RNA polymerase sigma factor: MNSAVSTLDADLLLEDVRAVPASMDAFLAQVERRAFRMAELNLGHREDALDAVQDAMLRLVKHYSDKPAQEWTPLFWGILRRRIVDLQRRRKVRSIMVGWLGGRDEDGEDLPMWEPADNGPGPLERLTDSQSYADMAAAVKLLPQRQREAFMLRVLEGLDVAETAQAMGCSEGSVKTHLSRALQRLRDQLEDWR, encoded by the coding sequence ATGAACAGCGCCGTGTCCACCCTTGATGCCGACCTGCTGCTCGAAGACGTCCGGGCGGTACCCGCTTCCATGGACGCTTTCCTGGCCCAAGTGGAGCGCCGCGCCTTCCGCATGGCCGAGCTGAACCTCGGTCACCGCGAGGATGCGCTGGACGCCGTCCAAGACGCCATGCTCAGGCTCGTCAAGCATTACAGCGACAAACCAGCCCAGGAATGGACGCCCCTGTTCTGGGGCATCCTGCGCCGGCGCATCGTGGACCTGCAGCGCCGCCGCAAGGTGCGCTCGATCATGGTGGGCTGGCTGGGCGGACGGGACGAAGACGGCGAGGATCTCCCCATGTGGGAGCCGGCAGACAACGGCCCGGGCCCGCTGGAGCGGCTGACCGACTCCCAGTCGTACGCGGACATGGCAGCGGCCGTGAAACTGCTGCCCCAGCGCCAGCGCGAGGCTTTCATGCTGCGCGTGCTGGAAGGCCTGGACGTGGCGGAGACCGCGCAGGCCATGGGTTGTTCGGAAGGGAGTGTCAAAACACATCTGTCGCGCGCGCTGCAACGCTTGCGTGACCAACTGGAGGACTGGCGATGA
- a CDS encoding DUF3106 domain-containing protein, which yields MPPGPPPQARPWQSLSPDERDILAPLADKWNSYPPDRQARMLQRAQQWKSLPPDQRAEIRQRIDQWQKMTPQQREQARENSKRFQELPPQEREQLHAAFQRFQQLPPDQREQLLRQWHHDMRDQPMGPPPKGPRH from the coding sequence ATGCCGCCCGGACCGCCGCCGCAGGCGCGCCCGTGGCAGAGCCTGTCGCCGGATGAGCGCGACATTCTTGCCCCGCTGGCCGACAAGTGGAACTCCTACCCGCCGGACCGCCAGGCGCGGATGCTGCAGCGTGCCCAGCAGTGGAAATCGCTGCCGCCCGACCAGCGCGCGGAGATTCGCCAGCGCATCGACCAGTGGCAGAAGATGACGCCGCAGCAGCGCGAGCAGGCCCGCGAGAACAGCAAGCGCTTCCAGGAACTTCCGCCGCAGGAGCGCGAGCAGCTGCACGCGGCCTTCCAGCGTTTCCAGCAGTTGCCGCCGGACCAGCGTGAGCAGCTGCTGCGCCAGTGGCACCACGACATGCGCGACCAACCGATGGGCCCGCCGCCCAAGGGGCCGCGGCACTGA
- a CDS encoding NAD(P) transhydrogenase subunit alpha: MPITVAALRETAAGERRVAITPEVAKKLRGKDVRVLLERGAGAAAGFPDDTYADVEFADADSVLAQADVFACVLPPDDSVWPRLREGAVVVGQLRPYGAAARIEAMGKRRLTAFSLELLPRTTRAQAMDVLSSQAAVAGYRAMLIAAEASPKFFPMLTTAAGTIRPSRVLVIGAGVAGLQAIATARRLGAQTEGYDVRPETREQVESLGAKFIELGVSAAGSGGYARELTAEERQAQQQALAEHLKSVDVIVTTAAVPGRPSPKIVTRTMVDGMKPGALIVDLAAEGGGNCELTQPGQRVEHQGVVILGPLNLPAGAPLHASEMIARNVYNFVELLIQGGTLAPDFNDELVAKSCVTRDGQAQFQG, from the coding sequence ATGCCGATCACCGTGGCTGCATTGCGCGAAACCGCCGCCGGCGAACGGCGCGTGGCGATCACACCGGAAGTGGCGAAGAAACTGCGCGGCAAGGACGTGCGCGTGCTGCTGGAGCGCGGTGCCGGTGCAGCGGCCGGTTTTCCCGACGATACCTATGCGGACGTGGAGTTTGCCGATGCGGACAGCGTGCTGGCCCAGGCCGACGTGTTCGCCTGCGTGCTTCCCCCCGATGACAGCGTGTGGCCGCGCCTGCGCGAAGGTGCCGTGGTGGTTGGCCAGCTGCGTCCCTATGGCGCCGCCGCGCGCATCGAGGCGATGGGCAAGCGCCGCCTGACCGCGTTCTCGCTGGAGCTGCTGCCGCGCACCACGCGTGCACAGGCGATGGACGTGCTGAGTTCACAGGCCGCAGTGGCGGGCTATCGCGCCATGCTGATTGCCGCCGAGGCCTCGCCGAAATTCTTTCCCATGCTCACCACCGCGGCGGGCACCATCCGGCCGTCGCGCGTGCTGGTGATCGGCGCGGGCGTGGCGGGCCTGCAGGCCATTGCCACCGCGCGCCGCCTGGGTGCGCAGACCGAGGGCTACGACGTGCGTCCGGAAACGCGCGAGCAGGTGGAGTCGCTGGGTGCGAAATTCATCGAGCTCGGCGTGAGCGCCGCCGGCAGCGGCGGTTATGCGCGCGAGCTCACCGCCGAGGAGCGCCAGGCACAGCAGCAGGCGCTGGCCGAGCACCTCAAGAGTGTCGATGTGATCGTGACCACCGCCGCCGTGCCGGGGCGTCCGTCACCGAAGATCGTGACGCGCACCATGGTCGATGGCATGAAGCCGGGCGCATTGATCGTGGATCTGGCGGCCGAGGGCGGCGGCAACTGCGAGCTGACCCAGCCGGGCCAGCGCGTGGAGCATCAGGGCGTGGTGATCCTTGGGCCGCTGAACCTGCCCGCCGGCGCGCCGCTGCATGCGTCGGAAATGATCGCGCGCAACGTGTACAACTTCGTCGAGCTGCTGATCCAGGGCGGCACGCTGGCCCCCGATTTCAACGACGAGCTGGTGGCCAAGAGCTGCGTCACCCGCGACGGCCAGGCCCAGTTCCAGGGTTGA
- a CDS encoding cytidine deaminase, which yields MTAVVVPDVLLNLARQARENAYAPYSRFLVGAALLTHDGRHFTGCNVENASYGLCNCAERTALFAAVAAGCRPGDFAAIAVIGSTAGPISPCGACRQVMSELCDETMPVWLGNLDGAVQETTVEALLPGSFRLASCGHGSLHSPAPAL from the coding sequence ATGACTGCTGTCGTTGTTCCCGATGTCCTGCTGAACCTGGCGCGCCAGGCGCGCGAAAACGCCTATGCGCCCTACTCCCGCTTCCTGGTCGGCGCCGCGCTGCTCACCCACGATGGCCGCCACTTCACCGGCTGCAACGTGGAGAACGCCTCTTACGGCCTGTGCAACTGCGCCGAGCGCACCGCCTTGTTTGCTGCGGTGGCTGCCGGCTGCCGTCCTGGCGATTTCGCTGCCATCGCGGTGATCGGCAGTACTGCCGGCCCGATCAGCCCCTGCGGCGCCTGTCGCCAGGTGATGTCCGAGCTGTGCGACGAGACCATGCCGGTGTGGCTGGGCAATCTCGACGGCGCCGTGCAGGAAACCACGGTGGAGGCGTTGCTGCCGGGGTCGTTCCGGCTGGCAAGTTGCGGGCACGGGTCGCTTCACTCGCCAGCCCCCGCGCTTTAG
- a CDS encoding nitroreductase family protein — translation MSSPLSLLQQRHSAPSRQLGEPGPDEATLKALLEAAIRVPDHGKLQPFRLILLQGQAKLDFGQRLAELSLRVNPNMADAKREKDRTRYDFAPLVVTVVARIDASSTVPVIEQQLSAGCVAYNLLLGAGALGFGAQWLTGWAAYNREAAAILGLKDNEQVIGFVHIGTPQIDVPDRERPVLGEVVSTWTP, via the coding sequence ATGTCCTCTCCCCTTTCCCTGCTGCAACAACGCCACTCCGCCCCCTCGCGCCAACTCGGTGAACCCGGCCCGGACGAGGCCACGCTGAAGGCGCTGCTGGAGGCCGCGATCCGCGTGCCGGACCACGGCAAGCTCCAACCGTTTCGCCTGATTCTGTTGCAGGGCCAGGCCAAGCTCGATTTCGGCCAGCGCCTGGCCGAGCTGTCGTTGCGCGTCAACCCGAACATGGCTGATGCCAAGCGCGAGAAGGACCGCACCCGCTACGACTTCGCCCCGCTGGTGGTAACCGTGGTCGCGCGCATCGATGCGTCGAGCACGGTGCCGGTGATCGAGCAGCAACTCAGCGCGGGCTGCGTGGCCTACAACCTGCTGCTGGGTGCCGGGGCGCTCGGCTTCGGCGCGCAGTGGCTGACCGGCTGGGCGGCGTACAACCGCGAGGCGGCGGCCATCCTCGGCCTGAAGGACAACGAGCAGGTGATCGGTTTCGTGCATATCGGCACGCCACAGATCGACGTGCCCGACCGTGAGCGACCGGTACTCGGCGAGGTGGTCAGCACGTGGACACCATGA
- a CDS encoding 5'-3' exonuclease: MSRPAVHLIDGSLYVFRAWHSMPDEFHDADGHPVNAVHGFTRFLCELLERVKPEHLAVAFDASLTTSFRNAIYPAYKANRELPPPDLERQFVLCREVALALGVPVLIDHTYEADDLIGSALWTFRGHGFRSVIVSADKDFGQLLGDDDEQWDYARNLRWGPAGVHEKLGVHPHQVADYLALCGDAVDNIPGVPGVGAKTAAALLAHFGNLDALLDRVDEVPFLRLRGAASCAVKLREHAEAARLYRRLTRIALDAPVPLEADALRRQRGETGVMDALCERLRFGPLTRTRLRALLA, translated from the coding sequence ATGAGCCGTCCAGCCGTCCATCTGATCGACGGCAGCCTGTATGTGTTTCGCGCCTGGCATTCGATGCCGGACGAATTCCATGATGCGGACGGCCACCCGGTCAACGCCGTGCACGGCTTCACGCGTTTCCTCTGCGAACTGCTGGAACGGGTGAAGCCCGAGCACCTGGCGGTGGCGTTCGATGCGTCGCTCACCACCTCGTTCCGCAATGCCATCTACCCCGCTTACAAGGCCAACCGCGAACTGCCGCCGCCCGACCTGGAACGCCAGTTCGTGCTGTGCCGCGAAGTCGCGCTGGCGTTGGGCGTGCCGGTACTGATCGATCACACCTACGAAGCCGACGACCTGATCGGCAGCGCGCTGTGGACCTTCCGTGGGCACGGTTTCCGCAGCGTCATCGTTTCCGCGGACAAGGACTTCGGCCAGCTGCTGGGCGACGACGATGAGCAGTGGGACTACGCACGCAACCTGCGCTGGGGCCCGGCGGGCGTACATGAAAAGCTTGGCGTGCATCCGCACCAGGTGGCCGACTACCTGGCGCTCTGCGGCGATGCCGTCGACAACATTCCCGGCGTGCCGGGCGTCGGCGCAAAAACCGCGGCGGCGCTGCTGGCCCACTTCGGCAACCTCGATGCACTGCTCGATCGCGTGGACGAGGTGCCCTTCCTGCGCCTGCGCGGCGCGGCCAGCTGTGCCGTCAAGCTGCGCGAGCATGCGGAAGCCGCACGCCTTTATCGCCGCCTGACCCGTATCGCCCTGGATGCGCCGGTGCCGCTGGAAGCCGATGCCCTGCGTCGCCAGCGCGGCGAGACGGGGGTGATGGATGCGCTGTGCGAGCGGCTGCGCTTCGGGCCGCTCACGCGGACGCGGTTGCGGGCGTTGCTGGCCTGA
- a CDS encoding AraC family transcriptional regulator, with protein sequence MQGVPSTFPSQRDEAEFRLAAHRPGVELYRAHIVRHAFDPHTHDGFGLGAIESGVERFRYRGADHLAPADSVVMMNPDELHTGRAETEGGWHYRMAYIEPSVVAEVTGEAGWWFDDVVREDLPSALRVTQLLNALWQVREPLAFDSMLYELLGLFRRHAQVPRKATDGAPARFAPVVEYLHANLAQRLTLDELAAVAGLSPFHFLRQFQSQHHATPQQMLMAFRLAEAKRQLSRGQPPADVAAAVGLADQAHLTRAFARRYGVTPAKYQRALRG encoded by the coding sequence ATGCAAGGCGTCCCCTCCACGTTCCCGTCGCAACGCGACGAGGCCGAATTCCGTCTGGCGGCCCATCGGCCGGGCGTGGAGCTGTATCGGGCGCACATCGTGCGCCATGCCTTCGATCCACATACCCATGACGGTTTTGGCCTGGGCGCCATCGAATCGGGCGTGGAACGCTTTCGCTACCGCGGCGCGGACCATCTCGCGCCCGCCGACTCGGTGGTGATGATGAATCCCGACGAGCTGCACACGGGGCGCGCCGAAACCGAAGGCGGCTGGCATTACCGCATGGCGTACATCGAGCCGTCCGTGGTGGCCGAAGTCACCGGCGAGGCAGGATGGTGGTTCGACGACGTGGTGCGCGAAGACCTGCCCAGCGCACTGCGCGTCACCCAGTTGCTCAACGCGCTGTGGCAGGTGCGCGAACCGCTGGCCTTCGACAGCATGCTGTACGAACTGCTGGGGCTGTTCCGCCGCCATGCGCAGGTGCCACGCAAGGCCACGGATGGTGCGCCGGCGCGATTCGCGCCCGTGGTGGAATACCTGCATGCGAATCTCGCACAGCGGCTGACGCTGGATGAACTCGCGGCAGTAGCCGGCCTGAGCCCCTTTCATTTCCTGCGGCAGTTCCAGTCACAGCATCACGCCACGCCCCAGCAGATGCTGATGGCGTTCCGCCTGGCCGAGGCCAAGCGGCAGCTGTCGCGTGGGCAACCGCCGGCGGACGTCGCAGCCGCGGTGGGCCTGGCCGACCAGGCACATCTCACCCGGGCATTTGCGCGACGTTACGGGGTGACGCCGGCGAAGTATCAGCGCGCGTTGCGCGGTTAG
- a CDS encoding DMT family transporter, with translation MWTGILYALAAGLMWGLVFVSPLLLPEYPAALQSVGRYLAFGVIALPLGWMDRRALRMLGRADWLEALKLAAVGNLLYYLCLASAIQLAGAPLPTMIIGTLPVVIAITANLRDAHRDGRLPWLSLAPSLVLIALGITCVNRAELAALDHPSSAELWRYARGALLAIGAVVCWTWYPLRNADWLRRHPERSPRTWATAQGLATLPLALGGYAVVWSLMKISGNPFAMPLGPHPWRFVGLMAAIGLFASWLGTLCWNAASQRLPTALVGQLIVFETLAALSYAYVLRGQPPGPLTLAGVALLVAGVALAVRIKPRPVELSVE, from the coding sequence ATGTGGACAGGCATTCTCTACGCACTCGCCGCCGGCCTCATGTGGGGCCTGGTGTTCGTCAGCCCGCTGTTGCTGCCGGAGTATCCGGCGGCGCTGCAATCGGTGGGCCGTTACCTCGCCTTCGGCGTCATCGCGCTGCCGCTGGGCTGGATGGACCGGCGCGCCCTGCGCATGCTTGGCCGCGCGGACTGGCTGGAGGCACTCAAGCTCGCCGCCGTGGGCAACTTGCTCTATTACCTCTGCCTGGCCAGCGCGATACAGCTGGCCGGCGCGCCACTGCCGACGATGATCATCGGCACGCTGCCGGTGGTGATCGCCATTACCGCGAACCTGCGCGATGCGCATCGCGATGGCCGGCTGCCATGGCTGTCGCTGGCGCCGTCGCTGGTGCTGATCGCGCTGGGCATCACCTGCGTGAACCGGGCGGAGCTGGCCGCACTCGATCATCCGTCGAGCGCCGAGCTCTGGCGCTATGCGCGAGGCGCCCTGCTCGCCATCGGCGCGGTGGTGTGCTGGACGTGGTATCCGCTGCGCAATGCCGACTGGTTGCGCCGCCACCCCGAACGCAGCCCGCGCACCTGGGCAACGGCACAAGGGCTGGCCACGCTGCCGCTCGCGTTGGGCGGCTATGCGGTGGTGTGGTCGTTGATGAAGATCAGCGGCAACCCGTTCGCGATGCCGTTGGGTCCGCATCCATGGCGATTCGTGGGGCTGATGGCCGCCATCGGCCTGTTCGCCTCATGGCTGGGCACGCTGTGCTGGAACGCCGCGAGCCAGCGCCTGCCGACGGCGCTGGTGGGGCAGCTGATCGTGTTCGAGACCCTGGCCGCGCTTTCCTATGCCTACGTGCTGCGCGGCCAGCCGCCCGGCCCGCTCACACTGGCTGGCGTGGCCCTGCTGGTGGCCGGCGTGGCGCTGGCGGTGCGCATCAAGCCGCGACCGGTCGAATTGTCTGTGGAATGA
- a CDS encoding NUDIX hydrolase produces MNHPDSRIPSDASAPVETLHVGKWLSLRKRGRWEYAERNNPGGAVIILAVTPEDKVLFVEQYRVSILKHTIEMPAGLVGDLHEHGDEDAMLAAGRELEEETGYRCGRLEFVHEGPSSSGMSTEMIAFVRAWDLVKVGPGGGDESENIIVHEVPRTQAGEWLFARAAEGYSIDPKLFAGLWFIEHTGEKARS; encoded by the coding sequence ATGAATCATCCTGACTCCCGTATTCCCAGCGACGCCAGCGCGCCGGTGGAAACCCTCCATGTCGGCAAGTGGCTGAGCCTGCGCAAGCGCGGGCGCTGGGAATATGCCGAGCGCAACAACCCCGGTGGCGCGGTGATCATTCTGGCGGTCACGCCGGAGGACAAGGTGCTGTTCGTCGAGCAGTACCGCGTCTCCATCCTCAAACACACCATCGAGATGCCTGCCGGCCTGGTGGGTGACCTTCACGAGCACGGCGATGAAGACGCCATGCTGGCCGCCGGTCGCGAGCTGGAAGAGGAAACCGGCTATCGCTGCGGCCGGCTGGAATTCGTGCATGAAGGCCCGTCGTCCTCGGGCATGAGCACCGAGATGATCGCCTTCGTGCGCGCCTGGGATCTGGTCAAGGTGGGTCCGGGCGGCGGTGACGAGTCCGAGAACATCATCGTGCACGAGGTGCCGCGCACGCAGGCCGGCGAGTGGCTGTTCGCCCGCGCGGCCGAGGGTTACTCGATCGATCCCAAGCTGTTCGCCGGCCTGTGGTTCATCGAGCACACCGGCGAGAAAGCGCGAAGCTGA
- a CDS encoding GGDEF domain-containing protein, whose translation MTIVSLLMGIAASVGFTSLMAVMNTQKVLRIWVASIWINTLGITLIGLRNHIPDVLSIVLGNGLLVTGNILTLRGIKQHLGRPMRWRWPILLALVYTGAIAWFAFGTPNLGARLLAGSLQAMAFNLAYAYLLLRYAEPDIRKSCRIAGVVLLVNGLFYLVRSFVPMNPEASQNLMLAGVPVAATYVIGILTTLASYFALLQLITERLMVDLRRAARTDGLTGLLNRSAIVAEGREALERCQERGQSFALMIFDLDYFKQINDRWGHDAGDAVLRHVSQQLREAIQWPHYLSSRYGGEEFVVALPGATLDQGLAAAERLRHALAHSHARFSNQSIPVTASIGVAVARSGTRFEHLVRQADHAMYRSKSDGRNGVSAADDLGGRLAQAGDSRC comes from the coding sequence TTGACGATTGTCAGTCTGCTGATGGGCATTGCCGCGTCAGTGGGCTTTACGTCGTTGATGGCGGTCATGAACACGCAGAAGGTCCTGCGCATCTGGGTAGCCAGCATCTGGATCAACACGTTGGGCATCACCCTGATCGGGCTGCGCAACCATATTCCGGACGTCCTCTCGATCGTGCTCGGCAACGGCCTGCTGGTCACGGGCAACATCCTCACCCTTCGTGGCATCAAGCAGCACCTGGGCCGGCCCATGCGCTGGCGCTGGCCAATCCTGCTTGCGCTGGTCTACACCGGCGCCATCGCGTGGTTCGCCTTTGGCACGCCCAACCTCGGCGCGCGGCTGCTCGCCGGCAGCCTGCAGGCCATGGCGTTCAACCTTGCCTACGCTTACCTGCTGCTGCGCTACGCCGAACCAGACATCCGCAAGAGCTGCCGCATCGCCGGCGTGGTGCTGCTGGTCAACGGCCTGTTCTATCTCGTGCGGTCCTTCGTGCCGATGAATCCCGAGGCCAGCCAGAACCTGATGCTGGCGGGCGTACCGGTGGCCGCCACCTATGTCATCGGGATCCTCACCACGCTGGCCTCCTACTTCGCCCTGCTGCAGCTGATCACCGAACGGCTGATGGTGGATCTGCGCCGCGCGGCGCGCACGGACGGGCTCACCGGCCTGCTCAACCGCAGCGCCATCGTGGCGGAAGGCCGTGAAGCGCTGGAGCGCTGCCAGGAGCGGGGGCAATCGTTCGCGCTGATGATCTTCGACCTCGACTACTTCAAGCAGATCAACGACCGCTGGGGCCACGACGCGGGCGACGCGGTGTTGCGCCACGTATCGCAGCAGCTGCGTGAGGCGATCCAGTGGCCGCACTACCTGTCCAGCCGCTACGGCGGCGAGGAATTCGTTGTCGCCCTGCCCGGCGCCACGCTGGACCAGGGGTTGGCCGCAGCCGAACGGCTGCGTCATGCGCTGGCCCATTCGCACGCACGCTTCAGCAACCAGAGCATCCCGGTCACCGCCAGCATCGGCGTGGCCGTGGCCCGATCGGGCACACGCTTCGAACACCTGGTGCGGCAAGCCGACCACGCCATGTACCGCAGCAAGTCCGACGGTCGCAACGGTGTAAGCGCTGCCGATGACCTCGGCGGCCGGCTGGCGCAGGCCGGCGACTCCCGCTGCTGA